A stretch of Fusarium poae strain DAOMC 252244 chromosome 2, whole genome shotgun sequence DNA encodes these proteins:
- a CDS encoding hypothetical protein (TransMembrane:12 (i94-117o129-150i157-174o180-205i217-240o246-266i311-334o354-373i394-414o420-448i460-483o489-510i)), with amino-acid sequence MSESHRLMRDPEPGQPGYPGNPGFPGFPDYTRYSGATQFEGHSFESDRPSQTEKDSTRNGSIAPNATHELDWDGEKDPENPMNWSMWKKVVHTAIPAIYTFGLTTGISTLVAGLPGIMEQFGQTSRNVALLPITLYTIGFVFGPCIAAPISDLHGRLVVYKVNIIILIICNAIAVASDNFAALVIFRFFASLGGSGVMAVGAGTMSDLWPPSQVSRVGVAYLLAPFLGPSMGPLIGSYAIEQYGDWKWGIWVVLCILTPVAIAIFFSSETSKKQILAARARRLGKHPKSQGITMEMQKIGKAMLRPWHMCIFEPVSLVLGLYSGFSFAMIFSFFGSYTYVYSTVYQFDARQTGLCYIGLIIGILLGLVTFAVFDATIYQKQVARTGDRVAPEHRLYAALVGSILVPIGLFWYAWAPDASVHWIVPVMAGVPFAWGTMASFLSCLAYLASAFKPVDLSSAVAANGIFRFALGAAFPNFVFQMYQEMGINWAGSVFAFISLAFIPVPWLFFWKGKMLRQKSSYELSKY; translated from the exons ATGTCTGAATCACACAGATTGATGAGGGATCCCGAGCCAGGGCAGCCCGGATATCCTGGAAATCCCGGGTTTCCTGGGTTTCCTGATTACACTCGGTATAGCGGTGCCACACAATTCGAAGGGCATTCGTTCGAGTCAGACAGACCTAGTCAGACTGAGAAGGATTCTACACGAAACGGTTCGATCGCACCAAACGCTACACATGAGTTGGATTGGGATGGAGAGAAGGATCCAGAGAACCCCATGAACTGGTCGATGTGGAAGAAGGTTGTTCATACCGCCATACCAGCGATATACACATTCGGCTT AACAACAGGTATCTCAACACTTGTCGCAGGTCTTCCAGGCATTATGGAACAATTCGGACAGACAAGTAGAAATGTCGCTCTTCTTCCTATAACCCTCTACACTATCGGTTTCGTCTTCGGTCCATGTATCGCCGCCCCGATTTCTGATCTCCACGGTCGTCTTGTCGTTTACAAAgtcaacatcatcatacTTATCATCTGTAATGCCATCGCGGTAGCATCAGATAACTTTGCAGCCCTTGTCATCTTCAGGTTCTTTGCATCACTTGGTGGAAGTGGTGTTATGGCGGTGGGCGCAGGAACCATGTCTGACCTCTGGCCGCCGAGTCAAGTCAGTCGTGTGGGTGTTGCATACTTACTGGCGCCTTTTCTCGGTCCTAGCATGGGACCTCTAATAGGATCTTACGCCATTGAACAGTATGGTGATTGGAAGTGGGGGATCTGGGTCGTTCTTTGTATTCTGACTCCTGTCGCTatcgccatcttcttttcttccgaGACATCAAAGAAACAGATTCTTGCTGCGCGTGCCAGGAGACTTGGTAAACATCCCAAGAGTCAAGGTATTACAATGGAGATGCAAAAGATTGGCAAAGCTATGCTTAGGCCATGGCATATGTGCATTTTCGAG CCTGTGTCGCTTGTTCTGGGACTTTACAGTGGCTTCTCATTCGCCATGatattctctttcttcgGCTCTTACACCTATGTTTACTCCACCGTCTACCAGTTTGATGCACGACAAACTGGTCTCTGTTATATAGGCCTCATCATTG GTATTCTCCTGGGTCTTGTCACATTTGCTGTCTTTGACGCAACCATCTATCAGAAGCAAGTGGCTAGAACCGGCGACAGAGTGGCGCCAGAGCATAGACTGTATGCAGCGCTGGTTGGGAGTATACTCGTACCAATCGGATTATTC TGGTATGCATGGGCCCCTGATGCATCGGTGCATTGGATCGTCCCTGTCATGGCTGGCGTCCCTTTCGCCTGGGGAACAATGGCTTCATTCCTGAGCTGTCTAGCCTATTTGGCCAGCGCATTCAAGCCCGTGGACCTTTCATCAGCTGTTGCAGCAAACGGAATCTTCCGCTTTGCACTTGGTGCTGCATTTCCCAACTTTGTGTTCCAGATGTACCAGGAGATGGGCATCAATTGGGCTGGTAGTGTGTTTGCCTTTATCAGTCTAGCTTTCATCCCGGTGCCATGGCTATTCTTCTGGAAGGGGAAGATGCTACGCCAAAAGAGTTCATATGAACTGAGCAAGTATTAA